Part of the Woronichinia naegeliana WA131 genome, AAAGCTGTTGTAATCAGGGTTCTACAGGGAACCCATATTGATCAAGTTTTGCCCAAAATTGACTCCATCGTTCCTTGGTCAATACCAAAGCTCGTAGGCTCAAAATAATTCCTGCTCCTTTTTCCTTCCATCGCATCCCTGAACAACATAATCGTTGTTTGACCAACGTCTTACAAGCTGCTTCCGTAACACCTGAACCAATCGGATACTTTTTCTCTATGTATTCAGCATAATCCATTTGATGCTGATGATTCTCGTAATAAGTAATCGCCGCTTGTAGTTTCTCGGTAAGATTCTTAGAATGACTTTTTTCTTCTTTGACTTCTTTCATCAGATTTAGCAGTTCTCCTGCTTTTCCTTTTTCATGCTTGAGTTCTCGACAATTTTCAGTCAACCATTCTTTTTGTTTTGACACTGTATTCGGATGCAACGCTTCTGCCAAGGCACCTAAGTAACCAGAGGCATGATAGAAATCTAATATCTGTTCTTCCGTTTGCTTTTCTAAAAACTTCCAATTTGATTCTGCCCCGTCTGCTATCCCGACCAATGTTGCCTCTGGATAACGTTTTTTCGCTCGCTCAATTTCTCTTTCTAATCTTTCTAGAAAACTCTTTTTTCCATACTCTGGTGCCGCACCTAGATAGATTGTAGGTTGACGTTCGCCTTCACTATCGTATAGGGAAACGGTTCCCACCATTGCTTCACGGTAGCCATCCTCACACATCAGCATACAGGTTCCATCTAATCCTATTCCCACTGTTGCAATTTGGCTATCCTCCTTGGGCGGGGCATAACTCCACGCTTCTTCTTTTGCCTGTACCACACTTCCTACTGCTTCACTCAATCTTTGGATATAGGATAGCGCTACTTTTCTACCATGATTTTCTAATAAATCATTTTTCACCTCTTTGCCTGCCATCCCTGACATTTTTGAGGATACCTGTTTTGCCAATAATGGCGTTGATGTTATGATTATCCTTGCTTCTCTTTCTAAGGGGCAATACGTTTTTCCTCAAAGGTGAACGCTGATATACATGACGATTCACTATAACCTCACCATAAGGTGTTTGATATTCTTTCGGTTGCTCTCCCTTACTCTTCCAGATTTCTTCACCGATTTTTAAGGGTGAACCATCTGTATCTAAATATTTCAAGGCTTCTTTGCTGGCGATGCAACCTACTTCGTTTAAGCCTTTTTGAATATTTATTTCTGTATCCAACATTGAACGACTGAGTTCTAATGTTAGTTCTATTTTTATCTTTGAACCCTCTACATTAATTAGTTTTGCTGTCATCATTGTTTCCTCTTTGTCACTTTTCATCTCATGTTAACACTTTTCTTTTCCTTCATCAACTAAAGGTCGCACCCATCTCGCTTCTTGGCATCATGCGGCTTGACTGCCTACTCAGGTATTCGACCTCCTGAGAGATTACCGAGAAGTTATACCGTTCCTAATTCCTGCTTTGCGATGAGGTTAGAGTCCTGCTATCCACCGGGTTTCTTTGGGAATGCTCTAGGTCAAACTTCGAGTTGCCTAGCCCTTATCCTTGCCTTTTGGCTCAGCCAATAACCTATACTGAACACGGTCACAAGTTGCGAATTTTAAAAATAAGAGATAATATAGTAAAAATAGAAAAAGTAGTCAAGAGGCTGAGAAATGATTAAGTTAGAATTTACGGAAGAAGACAAAAGACTGTTGTCTTACGGTCGGTTTAATCACCCGCATCCTAGAGTACAGCTAAAGATGGAAGTTTTATGGTTAAAAAGTCAGGGATTATCTCATCAAAAAATTGCTCAATTCGCAGGAGTTTCAGTAAATACGGTGACAAGCTATATCCGTGATTATCAAGAGGGCGGGATAGAAAAACTAAAAGAAATAAAATTTAATCGCCCGAAAAGCGAGTTAACAGAGCATCAAGGGACAATTGAGGCATATTTTGAGTCAAATCCACCAGCAACAATAAATGAAGCAGTAAAAAGAATAGAAGAATTAACGGGAATAAAAAGAAGTCCAACGCAAGTCAGAAAATTTTTAAAGTCAATAGGAATGAGGTGTCTAAAGGTGGGAACAATTCCATCAAAAGCAGATGTAGAAGCTCAGGATAGCTATAGGAAAAAAGAGCTAGAACCAAGGCTAGAAGAGGCAAAAGCAGGAAAAAGGGCAGTTTTCTTTGTAGATGCCTCTCATTTTGTAATGGGAGCATTTGTAAATTTTATATGGTGCTTCAAGAGGATTTTTATTAAGTCACCATCAGGGAGAAAACGTTTTAATGTGTTAGGAGCATTAAATGCAATTACCCATGAAGTAATTATGGTAACGAACAGTTCTTATATTACGGGAACTCAGGTTTGTGAACTCCTAGAAAAGATAGCAGAATTAGGACTATTAATACCGATTACGTTGGTATTAGACAATGCTCGTTATCAAAAATGCCGAATTGTGCAGGAGTTGGCAGAATCATTAGGAATAGAGTTACTGTACTTACCTCCTTATTCTCCTAACTTGAATTTAATTGAAAGACTGTGGAAGTTTGTGAAGAAGAAGTGTTTATACGCAAAATATTATGAAGATTTTACGCAGTTTTCTGCAGCAATTTCAGGATGTCTTGAAGATGCTAACGTAAAATATAAGGAGGAGCTTGATTCTTTGCTCACCTTACGATTTCAACGCTTTGATAAATCTCAGATTATGAACGTTTGAAGTATATGTAGGCTGTTGTCAATGACGATGGTTCAGTCGCAGATTCAGTTTCCTTACTCATACTTATCTCAGCTAGAAGGGATTCTCTGATAGGTTTAGAGTTACCTCCGTTATGCCCCGCTTCACCCGTTTGATGGTCAGTCTCCCCAGTGGGGGCATTGCTTCGTCTCGCATTTAGACGGTGGGAATTGAATTCCAAAGATTTTGTTAAGTTTTATGTTTTTTTTCGTAACATTTCTTAAGGATCTCACCCACTCAGGAATCAAGTTGTCAAGGTTTTGTAGGTTTATACAATTCCTTGCAAACGTTACGCCATCAAGGGTTGATGACTTTTACGCTTAACGGTTCGCACCAAAGCATTTAGACTCAACCTCAATGTCTGTACAAGGGAAGTATAAGGAAAGGATAGAAGATGAGGAAGACGAGCAGACAAAAGCCATAAAAATAAAATTTGGTTATTCCAGAGATAAACGACCAGACCTAAAACAGTTTATGTTAAATATGATATGTAGTGGAGATGGTGGTGTCCCTCTCTTTATGCAATTAGGAGATGGCAATGAATCGGATAAAAAGGTGTTTCCCCAGATAATCAAACCCACATTCCGCAGGTTGTCGAAGAGGAGCACTAGTTCACGCAAGCTAGTATCGGTACTTGTGCATTGATTTCGGGCAAGGATAAAAAATGTCAATAAAGTTCTAAAATGGAGTATTGTCTTAGATAGAATCAACAGTAAAAATGAATAACCTAAATATTAAAGACCTCGACCACTTAGGAATCGTAGCGGGAATTATAGATGAAATGGGTTTAGTAGAAATTATCGATGAGGAAGTGGGAACTCATCCTCAAGAAAAGCTCAGTGTAGGTACAATAGTAAAAGCAATGATATTAAACTGCTTAGGATGTATCAATGCTCCGTTATATTTGTTGAGTGAGTTTTTTAAAGGAAAAGCATTAGAATACCTATTAGGAGAAGGAATAAAAGCAGAAGATTTAAATGATGACAAGCTAGGAAGGTCATTGGATAAGGTATTTGGAGTGGGGGTAAAAAACCGGTTCACGAAAATAGTCCTAAAAGCGGCAGCAATCTTTGGAATAGAACAAAAGTCAAAGCATTTAGACTCAACCTCAATGTCTGTACAAGGGAAGTATAAGGAAAGGATAGAAGATGAGGAAGACGAGCAGACAAAAGCCATAAAAATAAAATTTGGTTATTCCAGAGATAAACGACCAGACCTAAAACAGTTTATGTTAAATATGATATGTAGTGGAGATGGTGGTGTCCCTCTCTTTATGCAATTAGGAGATGGCAATGAATCGGATAAAAAGGTGTTTCCCCAGATAATCAAAGACTGTCAAGAAAGGTTGAATATGGAAGGTTTATCGGTGATGGATGGAGCTTTTTATACGGCGGAAAATGTGGGCATGGCGAGG contains:
- a CDS encoding IS630 family transposase; amino-acid sequence: MIKLEFTEEDKRLLSYGRFNHPHPRVQLKMEVLWLKSQGLSHQKIAQFAGVSVNTVTSYIRDYQEGGIEKLKEIKFNRPKSELTEHQGTIEAYFESNPPATINEAVKRIEELTGIKRSPTQVRKFLKSIGMRCLKVGTIPSKADVEAQDSYRKKELEPRLEEAKAGKRAVFFVDASHFVMGAFVNFIWCFKRIFIKSPSGRKRFNVLGALNAITHEVIMVTNSSYITGTQVCELLEKIAELGLLIPITLVLDNARYQKCRIVQELAESLGIELLYLPPYSPNLNLIERLWKFVKKKCLYAKYYEDFTQFSAAISGCLEDANVKYKEELDSLLTLRFQRFDKSQIMNV